The Bradyrhizobium sp. CCBAU 051011 DNA segment CATCGGCTTTCTGGTCGACGCAGTCCCTGTCCGCAAAGGACGAAGGCATCAAGACGACATTGTCCGACTTCTTTGCCCGCGATGCGCGGCTGAAGGATCTGCTCGCCGCCGAGCAAGCCGCGTTCGGAAACTACATGACGGCGATCATGCTCATTGCCACCTTCAAGGACAAACGTGAGGGCGCGGACCAGGATCGGACCTACGAGCTGATGAACAAATCCGCGTCGATCTACGAGCATTTCGGGACCGGCAAGGAGGCGTTCGAGCCGTTCATTAGCCTGAAGAAGTGACAGCGCGTCGCCGTGCGGCCGGCGGGCGATCCCGCTGGTTCCCGCTGCAGCGCACATCGCCTCGCCCGGCGTAGAACTACCCACGGGAACTGCAGTTCCCCGTAACCCTCGATTAACTCGATCGCGCCATCCTGAAGGGTGAATTCCTGCGAGGGCCCATGGCCGTCGCCGCTTTATCCGCGCGACGGCTCCGGTTGGAGCAACCAACATGCGCGTCATCATTGCCATCATCCTGTCGGCCGCGGCCTTGGCTGCGTGCGCGCCTGAGGGCAACAGCTATGCCGAGGTGACGGGCTCGATAGACAATTGCGCGCGCAAGCTCTACAGCCAGTACAATCCCAAGGACAAGAAGCAGTGCGTCGCGGTGTGCATCGCCTGCGAGCGCGGCGTTGTGACGACCTGCTCAACCGCCTGCACGCTGAGGGGCGCGCAGTGATCGCCAGGTAAGCCGCTCGCCCCTTACCTTGCCATGTAGTCGAACGCCACCGTTCCCAGGCCAAGCGTCAGGTCGGCCTTGAAATGCAGCGCGGAGACCACTTCGTGCACCGGGAGCCGGGCGACGTCGGCGAGCGCATGTGGGAACAGGCCGAGCGCCGCCGGGCCAGTCCATGCCTCTTTCAGCGTGATGTCTTCGAGATAATAGCGCACCAGCTCGCAAATCCGTGGGCTACCGTCGACATGCGGGATGATCTTGAGCATGAAGTTCGGCGCCTTCATCCCTTTCAGCACCGCGTCGTGATCGACCGCGCGATGCTTGTAGCCCATGGTGGCGGAGACGCACAGCACCGAGCCGTAATGCAGCGTGCCGACCAGCACATCGCTCTCGACGGCGATTTTCGGCTTCGCCAGTTTCTTTGGAAATCCCCAGAGTTCGCGGCCGCCGGCGATCGGTCCCTCGTCGTCCAGGTACATCGAATGAACGTAGATGCCCTCTTCGCCCTTGAAGCGGACCGGAATGACCTGGCCGGTCTCGGTGTAATCACCGAAGCCGGTTGAATCAGGCATGCGGATGAATTCGTATTTGACGACGGCCTCCGCGACTTCGAGCGGCTCGGGCACGACAGCGGCGAGCGCCTCGGGGTCGGTGCGATAGGTGATGACGAAAAATTCTCGGTTGAAGAAGCGGTACGGCCCCCGCGGAAACGACGGGTTGGTCAGCGGCATCGAATAGGCGGTTCGCCTGACGTCATCGATCTTCATGGCCTGCCCCATTTGTCATCTGAACTGACGCAATGAGATTATGGGGCAGATGATGGCAGCTAGCGAGGCTGAAGAAGCGGCAGAACGTCACGATGCCGTCATAACAGTCAGACGACGCCGCCGAGATAGAGCCGCTTGACGATGTCGTTGGCCTTCAGCTCGTCAACCGACTGCGCGGCGACCGCGATCTCGCCGTGGACGATGATGTAGCCGCGATCGGCGATCCGGATCGCCTGGTTGAAATTCTGTTCCGCCATCAGCACGGTCAGGCCGACACGCTGCTTCAGCTCGCCGATCTTGGAAATGGTCTGGGACACCAATAGCGGCGACAGCCCGACCGAAGGCTCGTCGATCAGAAGCAGCCGCGGTGATGACATCAGCGCCCGCGCGATCGCCAGCATCTGCTGCTGGCCGCCGGACATGGTACCGGCGAGCTGGCTGCGCCGCTCCTTCAGCACCGGAAAGGTGTCGAACACGAGCGCGAGATTGCCGTCGATCGTCGAGCGCGCGGCCTTGCGGAACGCGCCGAGCATCAGGTTTTCCGTCACCGTCAGCTTGGGAAACAGCCGCCGTCCTTCCGGCACCAGCGCCACGCCGAGATCGACGATCGCCTCGGGCGACAGTCTTGTCAGATCATGCGCCACGCCGTCGATCGTAAGCGCCAACCGGCCGCTGTCCGGACGGACCAGGCCCATGACGCATTTCATCAACGTGCTCTTGCCGTTGCCGTTGGTGCCGAGCAGGGCCACGGTCTCGCCGGCCTCGACATGCAGCGTGACGCCGCGCAGCGCCTTGACGGCGCCGTAGCCGGCATCGAGACCTTCGATGGCAAGGCTAAGTGCCAAGATAGGCCTCCTGCACCCGCTTGTTGGCCATCACCTCGGCGGGCGCACCGAGCGCGATGATCTTTCCGGCGTCGAGGCACATCACCCGCTCCGAAAACCGCATCACCGCCTGCATGATGTGCTCGATCATGATGATGGTGATGTCTTCCTCGCCGAGGCTGATCAGGAGATCGAGCACTTCGTCGACTTCGGAAGATGAGAGCCCCGCCATCGCCTCGTCGGAAATCAGAAGCTTCGGCCGCACCGCCATGGCGCGGGCAAGCTCCATCTTGCGCAGTTCGACCTGGCTCAGCGTGTCGCTGGAGGCGCCGGCCTTCGAGGCGAGCCCCATCCGCGTCAGGATCGACATCGCGATCTCTTCCTCCGCCGCGACTGAACCGGCGGCGGCGAAGTCGAGCCCGACCATGAGGTTTTCGAGCACCGTCATGCTCTTGAAGGGACGCGGGATCTGGAAGCTGCGGGCGATGCCGCGGCGTGCACGTAGATGCGGCGGCAATTGCGTGATGTCCTCGCCGCAGAACACCACGCTGCCGACCTGCGGTTTCAGCGCGCCGGAGATGCAGTTGATCAGCGTGGTCTTGCCTGAGCCGTTCGGGCCGATCAGGCCGAACCGTTCGCCCTTCCGGATGTCGACGCTGATATTGTCGAGCGCGGTGAAGCCGCCAAAGGTCTTGGTCAGCGTTCCCACCTGCAGCAACGGCGCGTCGGGTGCGGCAGCCGTAGTCATTGCTTGCCTCCCGCGCGCAGACGATAGCGCGGCCGCAGCAGCCCAATGATACCCTTGGGCGCGCCGACCACGAACAGCACCAGCATGATGCCGAGCACCAACACATTGATTTCTGACGATATGGTCACCGCAAGGAACTGCTGCGTTGAGCCGAGCAGGATGGCGCCGAGCACCGGGCCGATCCAGTGCGCGGTGCCGCCGATCAGCGACATGGCAAGCGCCGAGACGGAATAAGTGAGATTGAATGCGGAGGATGGGTCGGCGTACTGCAGGTACATTGCTGCCGGCGCTCCAACGGCCGACATCAGCGCGCCCGAGATCATGCAGGCCACCAGCTTGAGCTTCAATGTCGGCACACCCGTGCATTCGGCGGCGAGTTCATCATCCCGAAGCGCCTGCAGCCCGCGGCCCATCCGGGAATTCTGGATGTAGCGCGCGATCCCGACGGCAATCACCACCAGAATCGCCTGCACGAAGAACAGCATCTTCACGTAAGAGTCGAACGGCGCCATCACCGGCGGCCGCTGGATCTGGATGCCGGCCGCGCCGCCGACAAACCGCCAATTCATCACAAAGGTCTCGATGATGATGGCAAGCGCGATCGTCGCGATCGAGAAGAAGATGCCGCGCATCCGCAAAGTGAGGAGGCCGACGCCAAAGCCGAGCAGCATGCCGACGATGGCGGCAACGGCGATCTGCACCACGAGCGGCGCCCCGGTCGCCTTGAACAGCGCGACCGCCGTATAGACGCCGACGCCGAAAAAAGCGTTGGTTCCGAAATTGACGTAGCCGGCATAGCCGCCGAGGATACTCCAGGCCACCGCCAGCGCGATGAACTGCAGGATGACGTAGCCGGCGAAAAACGGATATTCGTTGCGGACGATCTGGGTCATCGACAGCACGGCGACGAGGAAGACGGCCACGCCGGCCCAGAATATGATGCTGTGGCTGCGCTTGTTCATCGGCCGAGCAGACCTTGCGGGCGGACGGCGAGCACGCCGAGCAGCATGGCGAACGAGATTGCCGGCGCCCAGGAGGCGCCGAACATCGTCAGCACGATCGACTCGGCGACACCGAGGATGATGGCGGCGATCAGCGTGCCGCTGATGCTGCCGAGCCCGGCCATGACGACGACGCAGAAGGTGCGCCCGATATAGGCGCGGTCGAGCGTCGGTTCGACCGGCGCCACGATGATCAGGAGCGCGCCGGCGATCCCGAGCACCGCGGTGGCGATGCCGAAGGCAAACTGCTTGATGCGGACCGGGTTGGCGCCCATCAGCCGCAATGCCTCCTCGTCCTGCGCGACCGCTCGGATCGCACGGCCCATGAAGGTTTTCGACAGATAGACCGCAAGCAGTACCGTCAGCGCCAGCGCCACCGCGAACGCGACCAACTGCCGGATCGGTATCCGAAATTCGCCGAACCGCCAGGACTTGCCGATATAGGTCGCCGAGACCGAGCGCTGGTCGACGCCGAACTGCAGGATGATCAGGACCTCGATGATGAAGGCGATGCCGAAAAAGAACGCGATGCCGCGGACGCCGGCGTCGCTGCCGCGCCGCTCGAAGGTCTCGTAATAGACGCGGTAGGCGAGCAGGCCGAACAGGAAGAACAGCGGCGTGATGGCGAGGCCCGCCAGCAACGGGTCGATGTCATAGCTGTCGTTGAGCTGGTACACGCCATAGGACGCGAGCACCAGAAAGGCCGGATGCGCGACATGGGGAACGTCGAGCAGTCCGAACGAGACCGACAGCCCGACGCTGACGGCTGCATAGAAGCAGCCGAGCAGCACCCCGAGCACCACTGCGCCAAGCAGCAGGTCCATCGAAAACAATTCAGATCCCCCCTTGGCTCCGAGCCGGAAAAGCCACGAGGCCTACTTACGTGCCGCCTCGAAGGGACTGATGAGATCACCCGTCTTCAGCTTGTCGGGGAACAGGATTACCTGCTTGCCGGAGGACCGGAACTGTTCGATGTCCTTGTCCTTCACGCCCCGGAATTGCGCCTGCAGCGTCGCGGTTTCCTTGCGCTCGCCATCCGCCGCGAAAGCAATCGGGCCGACGATGGTCTTGTGCTCGTTCTCGCGCAAATATTTGGCGATGCCCTTCTGGTCGAGCGACTTGGTGGAATTGACCGCCGCCGCGATCATCTCGCCCATCGCGTAGCCGAACGGCGCCAGATAATAGCCTAGTGGATCGACCTTGGCCTCGATGGCACGCTTTGTGTATTTGTCGAAAAATTCCTTGGTGCCGTCGAAATACATGCTCTTTTCCGGCAGCCACGTATTGTAGTTCACGACGCCGTTGAGCAGCGAGCCGAGGTTCGACATCACGGCGGCAAACTGCAGGCCGACCATGCCGCCGCCGAAAATCTTGACGTCGTCGCCGATCCCGATTTCGTTCACGGCGCGCAGGATGCCCGCGGAGTCAGGCGGATAGGACGCGACATAGACGATGTCGGGCTTGGCGGCCTTGAGCGCGCGGATGATGGAGGCGAATTCCACGGTGTTCGGCGGATAGACCTGGTCGAAGACCACGGGGAGATTTCGCTTCTTGGCGACATCCCGCGCGGTGAGTGCGAGGTTCTGCGCGAATTCCTGGTCCGCCGTCAGCAGCGCCATGTTCTTGCCGCCGGCCTTCTGCGCCAGATCGAGGAACGAGGCCGCCCAGCTATCCGCCGGCCCCCAGGGCGCATTGTTGAACCACATGTCGTGGCCGACCTTGCTGTTCACCTGGAACGAGAAATTGCCCATCAGCAACAGGCCGCGCTGCTTGACGAACGGCATGATCGGGGCGGTCGGCACCGTCGCATAGGGGGCGAACAACAGATCGACCTTATCGACGTCGACCAGCTTGGCGTAGATCGCCGGTGTCTCCGAGGCGCTCGACTTGTCGTCATAGACAACGAGTTCGACCTTGCGGCCGAGCAGACCGCCTTTCGCATTGATGTCGTCGCGCCAGATCTCGATACCGAGCAGCGACGCCTTGCCGCCACCGGCGAGACCGCCGGTCTGCGGCATCGACATGCCGATCTTGATCGGCGGTTGCTGCGCCAACGCGTCCGAACCGTGTCCAACCACGGCGACAGCCATGGCGCCGCCCAGGAATGTTCTGCGTTTCATTAATTCCCCCTTATGTGCCGTTGTCGTTCTGCTTCCGCCGGATCTTCGCCCGGCTGCGGTGAAGTGGATCGTGCCAGGTCGAACTAGCCGGCGCCCGCCGGGGCGGGTTCGTTTCTGGCCTTTTTCATGATTGCCGACGGATCGGCGCCGACGCGCCCGCTGGTCTTGTCGGCCTCGCTCTCGCGCGACAAGCGCATGTCGAAGCGGATGCTCGGCATGCCCTTGATCGGGCAATCCGGATCGTTGGCGACCACATCGACGGCGAGATCGCCCGACGAGCCGAACACGACGTCATCAGCCAGATGGGGATCGTCGCGCAGATAGAGCGCAGTGACGAGTTCGCGATAGCCCGCGGCGCCGACCAGGAAATGAATATGCGCCGGCCGCATGCCATGCCGCGCCTGCGCCTTGACCATGGTGCCGACGGGTCCATCCATCGGGATCGAATAGCCGAGCGGCTTGACGGTGCGCAGCACGTAGATTCCGTCCGCGTCGGTGCTAAACACACCGCGGTAATCGACCGAGGTCGCGCTGGCCTGGATATCGTAGAGACCGTCGGCGCCGGTCTGCCAGATCGAGACGGTGGCGTTGCCGACCGGTTTGCCCGTAGCATCGGTGACGCGGCCATACAGCACGCATTCACTGCCGGGCTTCGGATTCTTGGCGATCGAGCTGCCTGCCGCGAGCGTCGGCGTGGCCTCGCGGTAAAATGGGCCAAGCAGGCTGGTATGGGTGGCTTCTTCCAGGGCGGTCGCGTCGTGCAGACCATTGACGAGCGCCGATAGGCCGAGCGTGTCGGATAGCAGGATGAATTCCTGCCGTTCCGGCGAACACATCTTGCCGGCGGCGGTCATGAATTCGATGCCTTTGATCCACTCCGCCGGGGTCAGGTTGACCTCGCGCGCGAAGGCATGGAGGTGCTTGACTGCCGACGCCATGATCGTCTTGAGGCGTGGGTCCGGCGTTGTCGCCATCTGGTCGAGCACGGCGTCCGTGATCGTATCAGGCGTTAACTCACGCATGCGTCACTCCCTGGCGTGCCGGCTGTTATCAGGCCTGCCGGCTGTTATTGCAGCAAGCCTAACCGCTTGTTGGGGATCAACACAAGGCGTTCGGAGGCTGTGCCTGCGCCCCCTGCTACCAATTGATGCGCGGATGGGTCACATGACTGCACAGGAATGCGTCAGCAAGCGCAGCCGAAGCTCGGCGGCCCACGATTTCGCGATTGCACAATCAGTGCAACGGAAGTGGGATCATTTCTCGCGGATCGGCGGCGCAACCTTCTCCGCCGGCGCGGGCGGCAGCGCGGGCTGAGCGCCCGACTTCTGCGCATCCGGATCGGGGCGCGCCGGCTGCGGCGGAACGTCCGAGGGACGTTGGCCGGTCGTGGGTGGCTCGGGTGGCGGCCCGGTCGGCTTGGTTTCCGCGCCCGGCGTCGATTGCGTCGGCGGCGTCGCCTGCGCAATCTGCTGAGGATCACGGGCGTTGAGCGCGGTCAGCGCAAGCGCCGAGACGGCCAGCCCGGCCGCGATCAGCGTGGACGCGAGCAGCATTTCCCGTCGGTATTCGCGTTGGCGGTCATCGGCAGGCATGTCATTCAACCCCACGAAACTGTTCGCGACGTCAACGATCATGGCGAAGCCTGGTTCCGCGGAACGCCTGCGGTGGAACAGCGCTCTCCGCGCGGAACTAATCCGTCGTACTCACTTCCCAAGTGGCGTGCCTCACGCCGGGTTGGTGCTGCAGATCGACAACGATAGGGTTTAGTTCGTTGGGATTGACCGCGGTACTGACCAGCGTTGCCACGATCTCCAGGAGATCGTCGCCGAGTTCGACCACATTGACATCGGCCACCGGATAGTTGGCGGCTTCCAGCCTCTCCACGAGGCGGTCGCGCATATCCGGCAGCGCTTCAGGGGTGACCGCAAGCTTGAAATAATAGGTTGCTTCCGACGACTGCTCGTTCAGCGGAATACGGTTAATCGCGTTAACGAGGGGACGCAGCAACGTATTGCCGGCGATCACGAAGACGGTGAGCACCACCGCCTGCACGACCAGGTCGGCGCCGGCGCAGGATCCGACCGCGGCCGACGCCCACAGCGTCGCCGCAGTGTTGAGGCCGCGCACGTCCATGCCCTGCTTCATGATGACGCCGGCGCCGAGGAAACCGATCCCCGACACCACATAGGCAACCACGCGCACCGCACCGTCAGCACCGGTCAGGTGCATCGCGAGGTCGACGAAGGCCGCCGCGCCAACGGCGACAAGCACGTTGGTTCGCAAGCCCGCAGTGCGCTGCCTATATTGCCGCTCCGCACCGATCAAGGTGCCGAGCGCAAACGCCGTGGTCAGGCTGACCAGCGTGTCGATGAAATCGTGAATCTGGAAGGTCGTTAGAAACCGCATGCCCCCACATAGCGGCTGAGTACGACGGATCGATTAAAATTCCAGCATCCCGGCGTCGCCGTCCTCGGTGCCGAACGCCAGCAGCGTGCCCTTGGCGTTCCAGGCAAGCGCCGAGACCGCTTCGCTGCCATTCCGACGCACCAGAATCTCCGCGCCGTCCTCCAGCCGAATGATCAGCACGGTGCCGTCGCTATAACCCGCCGCCATGATGTCCTGCTTCGGATGACAGGCGACCATGGAGACACGCGCCTGCAGCGGTGCCAGCATCGCAGGCTCCTTGCCCATCGGACCGTCCTTGCTGGTGAACGGCCAGATGATCACGGTATCGGCGCCGGACGTGGCGAGCCCCTTGCCGCCCGCGCTCCACGACATCGAGCGGACGCGGCCGGGATAGCCGCTCATCCGCATGTGCCTGCTGTCCGCGAGCCGCCAGCCATGGAGCGCCGGTTCATGCATGGCGGTGACGAGAAACTTATTGTCGGGGCTGAAGGTGACGGCCAGATGCGAACCGGCCCATTCCAGAAATTCCGGCTTTGCCGCCATGTTGGGAAACCACAGCGTCACGCCGTTGTAATGAGCGATTGCAACGCGCAGGCCCTTCGGCGCGAAGGCAAGCCCACCGACGGTCGAGGGCGCATCGAAGGCTTTCTCCTCGCCCTTGCCGCTGCGGACGAATGCCGTCTTGCCGGCCGACCATGCCACCGCGCCATCGGGATGCAGCGCGACATTGTCGATCCAGCGACGCCTGGCGTCGGTCGCCAGCACCGACGTCTCGCCCTTTGCGTTCAAGGCAACGACCTTGCCGTCGTCGCCACCGGTGACGATTCGCTTGCCGTCGGACGCGGCGCAGAGGATGGCGCCGCCATGGATAGCGACTTTCGAAACTTCGCCCGCCTCATTGACCATCGCCGCGTTTTCCTCGGCGCCGACGAACACCGCGGTGTCGCCGAGGAAATGCACCGCGGTTGCGGTCACGCCGATAGCGACCCGCCGCACCTGGTCGGTGATGGAAGCGATGGAAGGCCTTTCGCCCGGATCAAACTGTGTCATCACGTGACGATACAGCTTTCAAAACCGTCGCGGATCGCCTTTTCAGGCAATTCGCGGCCGATGAAGACGACGCGGCTTTCGCGCGGCTCGCCTTCCTTCCACTTCCGCTGA contains these protein-coding regions:
- a CDS encoding dioxygenase, which translates into the protein MRELTPDTITDAVLDQMATTPDPRLKTIMASAVKHLHAFAREVNLTPAEWIKGIEFMTAAGKMCSPERQEFILLSDTLGLSALVNGLHDATALEEATHTSLLGPFYREATPTLAAGSSIAKNPKPGSECVLYGRVTDATGKPVGNATVSIWQTGADGLYDIQASATSVDYRGVFSTDADGIYVLRTVKPLGYSIPMDGPVGTMVKAQARHGMRPAHIHFLVGAAGYRELVTALYLRDDPHLADDVVFGSSGDLAVDVVANDPDCPIKGMPSIRFDMRLSRESEADKTSGRVGADPSAIMKKARNEPAPAGAG
- a CDS encoding ABC transporter ATP-binding protein, giving the protein MTTAAAPDAPLLQVGTLTKTFGGFTALDNISVDIRKGERFGLIGPNGSGKTTLINCISGALKPQVGSVVFCGEDITQLPPHLRARRGIARSFQIPRPFKSMTVLENLMVGLDFAAAGSVAAEEEIAMSILTRMGLASKAGASSDTLSQVELRKMELARAMAVRPKLLISDEAMAGLSSSEVDEVLDLLISLGEEDITIIMIEHIMQAVMRFSERVMCLDAGKIIALGAPAEVMANKRVQEAYLGT
- a CDS encoding amino acid ABC transporter substrate-binding protein, which codes for MKRRTFLGGAMAVAVVGHGSDALAQQPPIKIGMSMPQTGGLAGGGKASLLGIEIWRDDINAKGGLLGRKVELVVYDDKSSASETPAIYAKLVDVDKVDLLFAPYATVPTAPIMPFVKQRGLLLMGNFSFQVNSKVGHDMWFNNAPWGPADSWAASFLDLAQKAGGKNMALLTADQEFAQNLALTARDVAKKRNLPVVFDQVYPPNTVEFASIIRALKAAKPDIVYVASYPPDSAGILRAVNEIGIGDDVKIFGGGMVGLQFAAVMSNLGSLLNGVVNYNTWLPEKSMYFDGTKEFFDKYTKRAIEAKVDPLGYYLAPFGYAMGEMIAAAVNSTKSLDQKGIAKYLRENEHKTIVGPIAFAADGERKETATLQAQFRGVKDKDIEQFRSSGKQVILFPDKLKTGDLISPFEAARK
- a CDS encoding acetoacetate decarboxylase translates to MKIDDVRRTAYSMPLTNPSFPRGPYRFFNREFFVITYRTDPEALAAVVPEPLEVAEAVVKYEFIRMPDSTGFGDYTETGQVIPVRFKGEEGIYVHSMYLDDEGPIAGGRELWGFPKKLAKPKIAVESDVLVGTLHYGSVLCVSATMGYKHRAVDHDAVLKGMKAPNFMLKIIPHVDGSPRICELVRYYLEDITLKEAWTGPAALGLFPHALADVARLPVHEVVSALHFKADLTLGLGTVAFDYMAR
- a CDS encoding ABC transporter ATP-binding protein — its product is MALSLAIEGLDAGYGAVKALRGVTLHVEAGETVALLGTNGNGKSTLMKCVMGLVRPDSGRLALTIDGVAHDLTRLSPEAIVDLGVALVPEGRRLFPKLTVTENLMLGAFRKAARSTIDGNLALVFDTFPVLKERRSQLAGTMSGGQQQMLAIARALMSSPRLLLIDEPSVGLSPLLVSQTISKIGELKQRVGLTVLMAEQNFNQAIRIADRGYIIVHGEIAVAAQSVDELKANDIVKRLYLGGVV
- a CDS encoding MgtC/SapB family protein; this encodes MRFLTTFQIHDFIDTLVSLTTAFALGTLIGAERQYRQRTAGLRTNVLVAVGAAAFVDLAMHLTGADGAVRVVAYVVSGIGFLGAGVIMKQGMDVRGLNTAATLWASAAVGSCAGADLVVQAVVLTVFVIAGNTLLRPLVNAINRIPLNEQSSEATYYFKLAVTPEALPDMRDRLVERLEAANYPVADVNVVELGDDLLEIVATLVSTAVNPNELNPIVVDLQHQPGVRHATWEVSTTD
- a CDS encoding branched-chain amino acid ABC transporter permease, with product MDLLLGAVVLGVLLGCFYAAVSVGLSVSFGLLDVPHVAHPAFLVLASYGVYQLNDSYDIDPLLAGLAITPLFFLFGLLAYRVYYETFERRGSDAGVRGIAFFFGIAFIIEVLIILQFGVDQRSVSATYIGKSWRFGEFRIPIRQLVAFAVALALTVLLAVYLSKTFMGRAIRAVAQDEEALRLMGANPVRIKQFAFGIATAVLGIAGALLIIVAPVEPTLDRAYIGRTFCVVVMAGLGSISGTLIAAIILGVAESIVLTMFGASWAPAISFAMLLGVLAVRPQGLLGR
- a CDS encoding WD40 repeat domain-containing protein; the protein is MTQFDPGERPSIASITDQVRRVAIGVTATAVHFLGDTAVFVGAEENAAMVNEAGEVSKVAIHGGAILCAASDGKRIVTGGDDGKVVALNAKGETSVLATDARRRWIDNVALHPDGAVAWSAGKTAFVRSGKGEEKAFDAPSTVGGLAFAPKGLRVAIAHYNGVTLWFPNMAAKPEFLEWAGSHLAVTFSPDNKFLVTAMHEPALHGWRLADSRHMRMSGYPGRVRSMSWSAGGKGLATSGADTVIIWPFTSKDGPMGKEPAMLAPLQARVSMVACHPKQDIMAAGYSDGTVLIIRLEDGAEILVRRNGSEAVSALAWNAKGTLLAFGTEDGDAGMLEF
- a CDS encoding branched-chain amino acid ABC transporter permease — translated: MNKRSHSIIFWAGVAVFLVAVLSMTQIVRNEYPFFAGYVILQFIALAVAWSILGGYAGYVNFGTNAFFGVGVYTAVALFKATGAPLVVQIAVAAIVGMLLGFGVGLLTLRMRGIFFSIATIALAIIIETFVMNWRFVGGAAGIQIQRPPVMAPFDSYVKMLFFVQAILVVIAVGIARYIQNSRMGRGLQALRDDELAAECTGVPTLKLKLVACMISGALMSAVGAPAAMYLQYADPSSAFNLTYSVSALAMSLIGGTAHWIGPVLGAILLGSTQQFLAVTISSEINVLVLGIMLVLFVVGAPKGIIGLLRPRYRLRAGGKQ